One Vicia villosa cultivar HV-30 ecotype Madison, WI linkage group LG5, Vvil1.0, whole genome shotgun sequence genomic window, tgtactaatataagtgtagtacaggcCAGAGGATAAAGCCGATAGCTTTTCCATTACACATTTTGTGTCTGAATTGTGTTTTGTAATACACAGATGTTCAATCCCTCCATCATCTCCTGTTTCAATATGGTATCCATTTAGGCGGATATCTttgaaacttaataaatttctatgGGACTTGGGGGAATATAATGCATTATCAATATGCAATATTGTTCCACCACGTAACAACATATGGGCTCTTCCAAAGCCTTCAATTATTTTTGAGGTGCCAGAAATAGTACTGACATCAGTTTTTCGATTCACTAAATTAGAGAAATATCTTTTATGCTTGAGAATTGTGTGGGTTGTTGCACTGTCAGCAAGGCATATATCTTCATTACTGGAGCTAGCGTCCATATTCATTCTAagaacaataataatatttttttaacaataagttATAAGCGCACATTAAAACCACAAATTATTTAAATAGTAAATTATGTAAACAAACAAGTAGAAAacacactttattattattagaaaataaaattcaaaacatccataaaacataaaaagaaaacttCCACAAATTTTATTTCTTGACGCTTCCATCTCcaataaggtgatcaatttttccATCTGGATCAGCAAAGAAGTCACCAATATCTAAATGGGTAACATCCATATTACCGTAATCTtgatcatcatcttcattagcaAAGTGAGTCTCGatcctttcctttttatttttcagtGATTTTTGATAAAGATCAACAAGGTGTTTTGGAGTACGACAAGTGCGACTCCAGTGAccttttcacaaagtcactcccAAGCAGAATTTTTAATCAACTAGTACACAAGATTGGTCTTCATCGAAGAAATGATTGTTCAACTGAGGGGGAGAAatgaaaggatattgtactctttttccttcactagattttttttcccactgggttttttctagtaaggttttaacgaggcatatcctcaatggacatccaagggggagtgttataaacatttatactagtggatgtccatctctcttcttattcttcatcttcctattccactttAATGTACTTAATTTTCTACATTCCTTGGgtcctataaataagactcatgttacaatgtaaagttcacccttgagaagaatataatacaatgttgcttgttctcttctcttcctaTCTTTTGATCTCTATATAGTTTCATTTAGTTTATAACAAGAAGGAAGTAATTAAGAAAGTTATTAGTTATGTTAAAACAAATTGATGAATTAATCACAAATAAAATGTCACAAatttaaaattacaattaaatgTTTATGCACAACAATCAACTTAGATAATTTAACTCAACAAAtatgttttataattttaatagaaCAATGTTGTGAATGTGAACAAACCCTCTAACACATTATTTTATCTAAATCAAATGATATTCATTAGTAAGACTTACATACGAAATTGTAAGCTTGTCCAACTTAACAACATTGATCAATTAAATTCaagttttataaattttaacatattctaatttttttttctattgtcaaaaaaaaaacatattctaatttttaaagtatttttcactttattttaagaaaaagtaGTAAACTTTAcgtttatttagatttttttgcAGCATTTATCTAATAAAAACTATTAAGtacaatatttaattaaatcacgTCATAATATCATGTcttaaatattttcataaatatttatgtgataatttaaatgaatttttgtttaattttttatagtattgatatatacaattaaagttttttttttaaattgtaactCAAAAGTTACATTAGTAAAAAGTTATTCAAAGAGTAGTTCGAAAATAAATTGTAAATTAGATAAAAATTATTTTCCGtcaataaaatgtatattagttaaatctattaatatttaaaatcacCAGAGATTTTTccctaataaataaatttattataatttgatatttcaaccaataattctttttttaatgtaaataGATAACTTGTTTGTTAATTCATTGAATATAAATTCATGTTTTTATTATCTCATAATAATTCTCAACAACTTCACCTTCAAGAAACACACACTTCAACAgtatcttcaatcttcaacctCTTCAAGATTCAAACTTTGATTCCAATTTGCGATTTCAACAACACCCAGAAACGGTTTCAACTCAATCAATCAATCTTTTCACCATTTCAAAATCTGGGTCACCATGAATATCAAGAGCAAAGAAGATTTCTGGATGTTTTACATGAACCATcattcaaagccttcaacaaggaAATGGCACTTCATAGGCACACTTTTGAGCATAATCTTGTTTCTATGTTCAATAATCTTCACTTGCTGGTTCTTGTGTCTTGTTCCTTTGTCTGCTTATGGATTTTCTATGTATAGTCATTTGTTCATTGAAGGGTGTTTTCCTGTGACTGTTGGGTACCCCTTTTGGTCTCTTTATTGTGATTTTAAGCTGTTTTGGTTTATGATTACTGGAAAGATGGACAGAGAGATGAAAAGACTTGGAAAGAGACCTGTGTTGCAACTCTACTGATTTTTTTTGTAAGTTCTCTACTTTGATTTTAGTTGAGATTCTTATGTTCATTTTCTTGAGTTTTCTATAACAATTTCTAGGATAAGAAGTGATACAGAATATGACTAATTCTATTTTGTTCTTGTAGGGGCAATATATGGGCAGTTTTGGACAATAATATTTGCTACTGGTGAAGATTATTCTTTGTATTTAGATACCAATCTTTGATGAAAGGCTACatgatgatataaaaaataatcatgcTGGTGATATATTGATATGATATATAGTATAGATACACATTCAAAGCACTTAGATATTGTTTCAATTGTTGGCTGTAACTATAATGTTTTTGATCATGAAAGTTTGTTGCTAACTTGTGTGGTTAATGGTTACAAATTGTGAAAAATTTAGTCACAGATGTGTTTGTTAATCATTTTAATGTGTTGGTAAATCATAGATGTATCTGataatcattttaaatttcatCCATTTAAGGTCTTGCTTTCTTAGTTTGTTGTAACTTGTAatgattttaaaaactttcataattcctttttaaaaaaattttaataattccttttaaaaaaatactttcaTATACTACCCTAAATTTCTGATGTTCCTGTTTTGATCATTTCCGCATGGAAAAGTTATACCATAACTTAGAAAACTGGAAATAAATCAAAGCTATATATTATGATAAATAACTATTCTGTTATAAAAATGCCAAAAACACTAGTCCAGTTCTACATTTCAGTATCTGATTACACTACATATTAAGGGAAAAATCCCATCATCACGGTCTCATTCACTGTGTTGCAACCCTTAACTATTTGTTAAGCTTGAACAAAACCTTATAAAATATCCACTTTGATTACGTGATCAAAACTCACTGCGGCACCCAGGTGTAACTCAATTTGATGTATAATTCACATTTTTCAGAGCTCAGAGATGCCTAGAGCACGAAACAAAATGATCGCTATTAGTCATTGTTCCTTGAAAATGATGGCAATGGCACTGCACCTTGTGGACGAAGGATGACAAGCACGCCAAACATCCCAAGCATTGGAAGAACAAGAAGCCACTTCAACAATTTATAGTAGTGCATATGGAATGTAAGTGAGAATTCGTCGGAGAAATATAGTCCGTTTTTGTCAACCATCTCAACCAAAACTGTTCCTGTGGTCCTTACTCCCACAGTTGGCAGCTTAATTCGATGTTTACCAGGTTGAGAATAGGTCTGGTTCTGCTTTATTGTTCTATCTCCTTGATAATTACCAGGGACAAGCAAGGTTGTCTGATGAGTTCACAGcatgaaaagaaaaggaaaaaaatcatAAACGAAGTGCTAGATAGAAGAATAAGTTATCTAAAGCAATTTGGTTGAGAACTTACAGTGACATGGTATGGTCCTTGATGACCAGATGGGTATCTGTAATTATCTACAATTTCAATTTCCACCCAAAAGCTCTTGCCTTCCTCATCACGGAATGCCCTAGAAGGATGAGTAATGTAAATGCCTTGACGACCGTATCGAGTTGCAACATTATTTCTTCCTTGGTTAGGCAATCTCCATGCCTAAGACATGGTATAAAGCAATTAAGCAAAAGACGAAAGTTTAAATGATTTAAACTGACTCTGAAAAATACCCTACCTTGAGGGGATGGTGAGGAGAGGGAGTTGAGAAGCAGAAGACATTGCCATTCATTGTTGAGACAATCAGATCAAGATCATCCCCACCATCGACATTGTCTGCCAAAACCATGCTATATCTGCATAAAAACTGATACGTTCATATAACTTCTAGAAGATTCGATGGAAAGAAAATTCATGAATGAGAAACAACACTGTTAGATATTAGAGAATTTCTTACGAAGTTTCACCAATGTCAACAACATCAGCACAGCCTGTAGGTCCATCAATGAGGTACAAATAACCATCAAACGAAGCAGTAACAATAGTCAACcccttcttcttttccttttgtttaCTTAAATCAACtagaagaacttgattcatcactcTTCCGTGAGTTATAAACGGATACCGTCCAATAGATGATCCATCCCTTCCATCAAGAACATGAATCTTCCCAGATAGTGTTGGCACAACAAGCTCAGTATGGCCATCCCCGTCGATATCACCAATAGTTGGAGCCTGTGGAAAATTATTTAGATGAAGTTGACAAGTCAATTTTTAAAGAGGAAAACAGCTGAATGGCTGCTTATCAGTAATAGAGTAGCTTACTAATATGCCTTTGATTTTATCTTTCTATTTTGTTATGCTGAGCTGTCAGCTTGTTAGTGATGTGCTGTTAGTTTGTTATACGCCTCACACCTTTTCTGTTTTGTATCACatggctatatatatatatatagtagtcTCTTGTATTATTGTTACTCACTGAATACAATGAGAGTTtcttttcattctctctctttacCTAATTCTATCATGGTATCTTGAGCGTGAAATTTTTTTTCGATCCATGGAACCTCTTTTCCCTTCCTCTCAGGTGAAGCTATCTCACCTGATTTCTGTTAAGCTAGACGACAAAAACTTCAAACAGTGGAAGCAGCAGATTGATGGCGTCGTCCGCCACCGTCTCCCTCAGATCCTGCATCTCACAGTGCGTTTCTTGAGTGGGAGCAACAGGATGCTCTCATCTGCACCTGGCTTCTCTCTACCATCTCCGACGCTCTTCTTCCCAAGCTAGTTGACTGCAAGCACGCGTGGCATGTGTGGACAGAAGTTCATCGCTACTTTGATGTTCTTCTCTCCACCAAGGCGCGTCAACTTCGTTCGGAGCTCCGGCGACTTACGAAAGGTTCGCTAACGATTGCTGAGCTTATGACGCGTTCGCGTGAAATCAGTGAGTCACTAACCTCCATCGGCGATCCTGTTCCTCTCCGTAACCTAATTGAGATTGTTCTTGATTCGTTACCTGAGGAGTATGATTCCATTGTTGCCGCTGTTAACAGCAAAGATGACGTTAGCTCCTTGGAAGAATTGGAATCTTCCTTGCTTGCTCATGAGTCGCGATTGGAGAAGCATCGCAAAGCTGCGATTACTGAACCAGCGACGGCGACAGTCAACCTCACTCAGACTACCTCTTCTCCTGCTCCGGTCGCTTCTGATCAAGTCGTCTCAGAGGCCTTTCCTCAAGGAACGAGTCACGTTACTGCTAATGCTGATAGTCATTCTTATAGTGCTCGTGGTGGTCGTTCTGGTCGCGGTGGTGGTCGTTTTGGCCGTGGTGGAGGTCGCTTTGGGAAATCACCGTGTCAGATCTGTCACAAACCTGGTCACGATGCCTCAGTGTGCTACTATCGTTATGCAAATTCTGGTGGTGCTAGTTATTCACATCAGCGCGCTCCTTTCAATCCGTTTCTTGTGGCTCCTCGTGCTGTTTACCCTGTGCAACTTGCTTATCCTTCTCCTAGAGCTGCACCTCCTAGATCCTCTGCTCCACAAGCTTTTTATGCAGGCACTGAAGCCAGCAGTGCAAATCAGTGGTGGTATCCTGACTCAGGGGCTTCTCATCATGTCACTCCTGATGCTTCTAATGTGTCTGACTCTTCCTCCGTGCCTGGAACTGAACAAGTCTTCATAGGTAACGGCCAAGGTTTGTCCATTAACTCTGTAGGATCTATGTCTTTTCCCTTACCTCACAAACCTCACCTATCTCTCACACTTAGAAATCTCTTACATGTCCCTCACATCACCAAAAACCTTATGAGTGTGAGCaaatttgctcaagataatgctGTTTTCTTTGAATTTCATCCTAAGTTTTGTGTTGTCAAATCTCAGGCTACTTCTGAAGTCTTACTCAGTGGTCTTGTTGGTGCTGATGGCCTCTATAAATTCCCCAATCCAGCTGCTCCTCCAGTGTCCAAGTCTCCTTCCTCTTCTAGTTCTAGCCATAGTTATCCTACTACATACAATTGTAATACTTCCTATAGGACAGATTCTATAGATTCTATATCTCAATGTACTAAATCTGTTTCCAATCATACTATAGATCATTTATCTCCTTGTAATGAATCTTACAATCATAATGTTACAAGCTCCTTTTTCAATCCTTCTCTGAATTCTGCTACTGTTAGTACATTATCACCTTCTTCACATTCTAATACTGCTAACTCTATTGCATCAAATAAATATGTGCTTTGGCATACTAGGCTGGGACACCCCAACCATCATGCTCTCACTGAAATTTCTAAACTATGTAATCTGTCTTTTCCATCTAAACCACCTACTGAATTATGTCATGCTTGCTGCATTGGCAAGTCACATAGACTACATTCCTCCTTATCTACCACAGTTTACTCTCATCCTTTTGAGCTGGTTGTTTGTGATCTCTGGGGCCCTGCCCCTATGCAATCTTCCAGTGGTTATACCTATTTTCTTACATGTATTGATGCCTTTTCTAGGTTTGTTTGGGTCTTTCCTCTCAAACTTAAGTCTGACACCATGACTCAATTCCTTCAGTTTAAGAAAATGGTTGAACTTCAGTTCAACTGTCCCATTAAATGTGTTCAAACTGATGGGGGAGGTGAATTCAGACCTCTCACCAAATATCTCACAGACCTAGGAATTGTTCACAGATTCACCTGTCCCCATACACATCACCAAAATGGCCTTGTTGAACGTAAACACAGACACATTGTTGAAACTGGTCTTACCCTTCTTGCTCAGTCCACTCTTCCCTTAAAATTCTGGGATCATGCCTTTGTCACAGCTGCATATCTTATCAACAGAATTCCCACTCCTATTCTTGACAATGTCTCACCCTATTTTAAACTGCTTCACAAAAATCCTGACTATACTACTCTTAAAGTCTTTGGATGTGCATGCTACCCTTTCCTTCGTCCCTATAACTCTCACAAGCTTGACTTTAGGTCTCAATTGTGCATTTTCCTAGGGTACTCTACCTCTCACAAAGGCTACAAATGCCTTGCTTCAGATGGTCGCATCTTCATTTCCAAggatgttgttttcaatgaagcAAACTTTCCTTATTCCACCTTATTTTCTTCCTCTAAATCTTCCTCTCTTCCTAACTCTGCAtcatctctctctccctctcctaGTTTTCCTCCTGTTCCCTTTGCTCCCTCTACCCCTACTCTGTCTTCCTCAAATTCTGCTTTTCCACAACATAACAGTCCCACTGTACCTCATATTTCTCCCTTATCTTCTCCCTCTTCCTCTGCTGCCCCATCTAACACCTATTCTCTTTCTGGTCAGCAGTCCATTCCCCAACCCCTAACTGCCATTCCTATTATCTCTTCCCCTTCTCCCTCTCCTGCTCTTATTCTATCTGATCTAGCTGAAGCTAGCACCCTTTCTCCCTCTTCTTCACATTCCTCCTCCTCTGTTGGCCTTTCTCCCAGCCCTAGCCCTGTTTCTACTTCTGCTGCCACACCCTTACCTTTACCTTCAATTCATCCTCAAAACGTTCACCCTATGCAAACTAGAGCCAAAAGAGGAATCACCCTCCCTAGACTTCACCCTACTCTTCTTTTAGCCCACCTTGAACCTACATCTGTTGAGCAAGCCTTGGCTGCTCCTAACTGGTTTCAGGCCATGAAGGAAGAACATCAGGCACTGCTGAAAAATCAGACCTGGACCTTGGTGAAAGCTCCTGCTGGAAGGAAGCCTATTGGCTGCAAATGGGTGTTCAGGATTAAGGAGAATCCTGATGGTTCCATAAATAGGCATAAAGCCAGGTTAGTGGCTAAGGGTTTCCATCAAAAGGCTGGCAGTGACTTTCAAGAGACTTTTTCTCCTGTTATTAAACCTGTTACTGTAAGAATTGTTCTTTCTATTGTTGTTACAAACAGGTGGCCATTGCAGCAAATTGATGTTAACAATGCCTTTCTCAATGGCATTCTTGAAGAAGAAGTTTTTATGCAACAGCCCCCTGGTTTTGAAGCTGCTGACAGAACTCTTGTTTGCAAGTTAAATAAGGCTATTTATGGTTTAAAACAGGCTCCTAGGGCCTGGTTTAATAAGCTCAAAAGTGCCTTAATTCATCTTGGTTTCTCTGCCAGTAGATGTGATCCTAGCCTGTTTTTGTTGCATCAAGGCAAACTTCAGATTCTAATTctggtttatgttgatgatatcatcatcACAGGCAATTCTGCTCCATTTATAGCTTCCTTGATAAAGCATCTCAATGATAAATTCTCTCTTAAGCAGCTGGGTCAGCTTGAttactttcttgggattcaagTGACTCACCTCTCCAATGGTTCTCTTCTCCTATCTCAGACTAAATATATTACAGACTTGCTTTCAAGGCTCAATATGCTAAATGACAATGGCATGCCTACCCCTATGGTCTCTAGTAGCAAACTGTCCAAGATTGGGTCTGCACCTGTTGATGACCCTACTCAGTTTAGGTCTGTGGTTGGTGCTCTTCAATATGCTACATTAACTAGGCCTGAGATTTCTTTTTCAGTCAACAAGGTTTGTCAGTTTCTGTCTAATCCTTTAGAGGACCATTGGAAGGCTGTTAAACGAATTTTAAGATACCTCAGTGGTACTCTCCACCATGGCCTCCTTATTCAGTCAGCCCCTGTTCAGCAGCCAATGCAGTTGCTAGGGTTctgtgatgcagactgggcatCAGACCCTGATGACCGACGCTCCACTTCAGGGGCTTGTATATACCTTGGTCCTAATATTGTTT contains:
- the LOC131601298 gene encoding uncharacterized protein LOC131601298; the protein is MNIKSKEDFWMFYMNHHSKPSTRKWHFIGTLLSIILFLCSIIFTCWFLCLVPLSAYGFSMYSHLFIEGCFPVTVGYPFWSLYCDFKLFWFMITGKMDREMKRLGKRPVLQLY